Within Candidatus Binatia bacterium, the genomic segment TGGCGACCGACTCCTGCTATGTCGGCCCCAGCGGCGGTGACTCTTGTGCCGCGACCGCGGGTTGCGGTGGCCAGTCGTGCAATGACGGTAATCCCGAGACCACAGGCGACCAGTGCACCGAGGGCGCAACGACCTGTGCGGGCGTGGCGTTGATTGCGTGCGGCGACGGCACCATCCAGTCGGACGATGGCGAAACCTGTGATGACGGCAACCGCGACGCCGACGATGGCTGCTCGGCGACCTGTCAGGTCGAATCGGGCTTTGACTGTACGTCCGAGCCCAGCGTTTGCACCACGACTTGCGGCGACGGGATCGTGGCCGGCGCCGAGACCTGTGACGACGACGGCACCTCTCCGGGCGATGGTTGCTCGGATGTCTGTGTGGTCGAGTCGGACTGGGCTTGCGATGACGCAGACCCCAGTGACTGCCATGAGATCGTTTGTGGCGATGGCCTGTTGGATGCGCCCGAGGCTTGTGATGACGGCGACACCGATGTCGGTGACGGTTGCTCGGATACCTGCGCGGTTGAGACCGGTTGGGATTGCGCGAGCGGCACTTGTACCGAGGTCTGTGGCGACGATATCGTCACGGGTGCTGAGACCTGTGATGACGGCGGCACCAGCAATAACGATGGCTGCTCGGATGTCTGCCAGGCCGAATCGGGCTTTGCCTGCGCCGGAACCTGCACAAATGAGGCGCCCCGGGCTGTTACCGAGATCATGAACAGTGCCGATTTCGGATTGG encodes:
- a CDS encoding DUF4215 domain-containing protein, which encodes MPSASPEIGIYDGVQGQLVSITSAQEDSDAEQAAGGLLAWIGLTDHPYYTSSGDWVWTDDPGTVVCVDDAGNYDCTPVDGAYEHWAGNNPRHVPSEPGHFYAYLNSNDLWYSGRIGATQQGYVIEFPTMATDSCYVGPSGGDSCAATAGCGGQSCNDGNPETTGDQCTEGATTCAGVALIACGDGTIQSDDGETCDDGNRDADDGCSATCQVESGFDCTSEPSVCTTTCGDGIVAGAETCDDDGTSPGDGCSDVCVVESDWACDDADPSDCHEIVCGDGLLDAPEACDDGDTDVGDGCSDTCAVETGWDCASGTCTEVCGDDIVTGAETCDDGGTSNNDGCSDVCQAESGFACAGTCTNEAPRAVTEIMNSADFGL